DNA from Flavobacterium aestivum:
TCTCATTATGAAAAATCTTACTACACACCTATTCCTTATAGCATTAGCATTAGCTTCTTGCAAAAATGAAGCTGAAACAAAAGAAAGCAACATACCTAAAGTAATTGTCCCGTTTACACAGGTTGCTATTCCGCAACAAAATCAAGCTGTAGCGACTCCACAGCCTAATCAAAACCAAAGTGTTATGTATCAAAATAATGGAGGTCAATACACTACAACACAAAATACAACAACGACAGTACAAACTGTTGCGGCTCCGGTAAAAGTTGCAAAAGGGATGAATCCTTCCCACGGCCAACCAGGACATCGTTGCGATATTGCTGTTGGAGCACCATTAAATTCTCCCATAACAACTACTAAAGCGACAGCACCACAAATTGTTTCTAATACAAGCGTAAGTGTTCCTTCAGCTACTGCTACTCCAACCCCAAAAGGTATGAATCCTCCTCATGGTCAACCAGGACATCGCTGTGACATTGCTGTTGGAGCACCATTAAATTCTCCAGTGACTACTGCAAAACCAGCAACTACACAAACTACGCCAACTTATAGCGTAACCGCTCCAACTAATGAGACTACCACTCCAACTCCTGCTGCAACACCTATTGCACAGTAAGAGGCAAAACTTTCGTCAATAATCCAATACCAGTTACAATTCTAAAAATCAAATTAATAAAGCTTTTTTCTTACCTTTAGAGAAAACAAAATCTGATTCCTTAACCAAGAAGTTTATAGAATCTTGATTTTTTAATTTTTAAAAAATTGTATTAATTTAAAATTCGAAGAAATGAAAAAAGTATTGTTCCTAACTGGTGACTTCACCGAAGATTATGAAACTATGGTTCCGTTCCAAATGCTGGAAATGATAGGTTATACTGTTCATACCGTTTGTCCCAACAAGAAAAAGGGTGACACTGTAAAAACAGCCATCCATGATTTTGAAGGAGATCAAACGTATTCTGAAAAGCCTGGACATAAATTTGCCCTGAATTATAGTTTTGATGATGTAAAAGTGGGAGATTATGACGGATTGGTCATTGCTGGAGGAAGAGCCCCAGAATATTTAAGATTGAATGAAAAAGTGATTGAAATGGTTCAGCATTTTTTCACAACCAATAAACCTGTGGCGGCCATTTGTCACGGTATTCAGATTTTAACAGCCGCTGGTGTTGTCACAGGAAGAAAACTAACGGCTTATCCAGCAGTGGGACCAGAAGTAACTTTAGCCGGAGGAATTTTTCAATCCATTCCAATAGATGAAGCATTTGTAGACGGCAACCTCGTTACATCACCAGCTTGGCCAGCACATCCAAGTTTCATCAGGGAATTTCTTAAACTTATGGGAACAAAAATTGAAATCTAAAATCAATACCAAATAATTTCAAATCTAAAGAATACATTAAAATAATAAGATATAAGAACTACAACTAAAGAATATTATGTTGTAGTTTTTTTATCTTTAACCAATATTAATAACCCTCAAAATATCCTATTTAAATTACCATACATGATTACAATTGCAACTCTAGAAGACATTATTTCCTTAGAAAAATTAATAAATTCAGCCTACCGTGGAGAAACTTCCAAAAAAGGATGGACAACCGAAGCCAACTTATTAGAAGGCAAAAGAATAACTGTAGATGAATTAACAGAAATTATTGAAAACAAGAAAAATACAATTCTAAAATACACCAAGAACAACCAAATTATTGGATCTGTATTACTTGCCAATGAAGGAAACAAACTCTATCTGGGAATGCTTACAGTTTCACCCGAATTACAAAACAGTGGCATAGGGA
Protein-coding regions in this window:
- a CDS encoding DJ-1/PfpI family protein yields the protein MKKVLFLTGDFTEDYETMVPFQMLEMIGYTVHTVCPNKKKGDTVKTAIHDFEGDQTYSEKPGHKFALNYSFDDVKVGDYDGLVIAGGRAPEYLRLNEKVIEMVQHFFTTNKPVAAICHGIQILTAAGVVTGRKLTAYPAVGPEVTLAGGIFQSIPIDEAFVDGNLVTSPAWPAHPSFIREFLKLMGTKIEI
- a CDS encoding GNAT family N-acetyltransferase yields the protein MITIATLEDIISLEKLINSAYRGETSKKGWTTEANLLEGKRITVDELTEIIENKKNTILKYTKNNQIIGSVLLANEGNKLYLGMLTVSPELQNSGIGKQLLHEAEVHVLALGLPKIVMTVISIREELIAWYKRHGFEDTGAREPFPLNDADTIIINQPLEFIVMEKII